Proteins encoded in a region of the Podospora pseudopauciseta strain CBS 411.78 chromosome 6, whole genome shotgun sequence genome:
- a CDS encoding hypothetical protein (EggNog:ENOG503PSJN), whose protein sequence is MNRKIECRSDGCGNEVLFKPTLEGGFNIHQPNLDHYHYRDHRRSVAGGRHLSPYCKQHTCVHFHREECCTNKKPPHDTVCAVHMRCPIPDCHQARAQFLDPNFDPLSNAVPRYARYEVQMHCSEVRTAKSVDWYYLLSDSADGCGNERQDQLECCEKHRCHARGCDLVVEGNHTLCAHHMTCEMNGCGGAKHFEPNKKEYLPYCTNHSTCPVARCKQTRLDRQSAFCDDHTCRERGCNKSARVKPYCDDHRCAEIDCAYPIADKTGRFCPLHTCRAEDCLEFVNSFSIYCQSHGCSKPKCLQQSIVEYLCLDHLKKHYTALGRRSALTPASSQFGTVATSTIAEDDDSSTSDDNDERRPGIRNKPPSLKGAYPSTSTFSTTHSHTRSAPIFAPNSNSGSGGGKETPLTMRPSTTLQIHTQNNTSDPHHPSPSQKGPGFYKVNTAADGGGGSGGGDGESVRAPSPKLVPMPLPVPSDDGKTGSRPKLMEDIEGMVYNPERGCWE, encoded by the exons ATGAACCGCAAAATCGAATGCCGGAGTGATGGGTGTGGAAATGAGGTCTTATTCAAGCCCACTCTTGAGGGGGGCTTCAACATCCATCAGCCGAACTTAGACCACTACCACTATCGCGATCATAGGAGATCGGTAGCTGGTGGGCGACATCTTTCTCCTTATTGCAAGCAAC ACACTTGTGTTCACTTCCACCGTGAAGAGTGCTGTACTAATAAGAAGCCTCCCCATGACACCGTCTGTGCTGTTC ACATGAGATGTCCCATCCCGGACTGTCATCAAGCTCGGGCTCAGTTTCTCGACCCTAACTTTGACCCCCTTTCGAATGCTGTGCCGAGATATGCTCGCTATGAAGT ACAAATGCATTGTTCCGAGGTGCGCACAGCGAAGAGCGTCGACTGGTACTACCTTCTGTCAGACTC AGCAGACGGATGTGGCAACGAGCGCCAGGACCAGCTTGAGTGTTGTGAGAAGC ACCGATGTCACGCCAGGGGCTGCGACTTGGTTGTGGAAGGCAACCATACCCTCTGTGCTCACC ATATGACATGCGAGATGAACGGCTGCGGAGGAGCAAAGCATTTTGAACCCAACAAGAAGGAATATTTGCCGTATTGCACCAACC ATTCCACCTGCCCAGTTGCCCGATGTAAGCAGACGAGACTGGACCGACAGTCAGCTTTCTGCGATGACCATACCTGTCGAGAGAGGGGTTGCAACAAGAGCGCCAGAGTGAAGCCGTATTGTGATGATC ATCGATGTGCGGAAATCGACTGCGCCTATCCTATCGCCGACAAAACTGGAAGGTTTTGCCCATTGC ATACTTGCCGAGCCGAAGACTGCCTAGAGTTCGTCAACAGTTTCTCCATATACTGTCAATCCC ACGGCTGCTCCAAACCTAAATGCCTCCAACAATCCATCGTCGAGTACCTCTGCTTAGACC ACCTCAAAAAACACTACACCGCCCTCGGCCGCCGCTCAGCCCTAACCCCAGCCTCCTCCCAATTCGGCACCGTCGCAACAAGCACCATAGCAGAGGACGACGATTCCTCCACTTCAGACGATAACGACGAGAGACGCCCAGGAATAAGGAATAAACCCCCTAGCCTGAAAGGCGCCTACCCGTCCACTTCGACGTTTAGCACCACCCACAGCCATACAAGATCAGCACCCATCTTTGCCCCTAACTCCAATTCTGGCAGCGGTGGAGGCAAAGAGACACCATTGACTATGAGGCCGAGCACAACACTCCAGATTCATACTCAGAATAATACATCTGaccctcatcacccctcGCCGTCGCAAAAGGGCCCGGGGTTTTACAAGGTGAACActgctgctgatggtggtggtggtagtggtggtggtgatggggagagtGTTAGGGCACCGTCGCCCAAGCTTGTGCCTATGCCTCTGCCTGTTCCGAGCGACGATGGGAAGACAGGTTCGAGGCCGAAGCTCATGGAGGATATAGAGGGTATGGTGTACAATCCTGAGAGGGGGTGCTGGGAGTAG
- a CDS encoding hypothetical protein (BUSCO:EOG092643JW; EggNog:ENOG503NX2K; COG:J): MPPRLPVPQGLRTLSLCLRPSPASTTTPALSHLPLIQTANVSQKTKEKRKEMKRRMKQDPYGWAQTQQRKNANLRRRAELEAERKEAWGSPIHGITTPFVESFDSGGQAPLSTPPVDGDGNPLAPPHELPTSPHLANYLLTKEEIEQAIEQSKRLTKPLDEDTHTDLKQHEENVAKAIIALQRITDLNNGSAKDRKHANKRRCIETFGRHVTDVTLDHAAPHPSINAPQGPKPVRAGPDTGSSEVQIAILTSKIRAVALSLEGHKGYKDKNNKRSLRLLLHKRQRLLKYMEKKERGSERWQFMLKTLGITPACWKNQIEV, from the exons ATGCCTCCCAGGTTACCCGTCCCCCAAGGGCTGCGAACCCTTTCGC TATGCCTCCGCCCATCTCCCGCCTCGACGACAACCCCGGCCCtgtcccacctccccctcatccagaCAGCCAATGTTTCCCAAAAGACCAAAGAAAAGCGCAAGGAAATGAAGCGCCGCATGAAGCAAGACCCCTACGGCTGGGCCCAAACCCAACAGCGCAAAAACGCcaacctccgccgccgcgccGAGCTCGAAGCCGAACGCAAAGAAGCCTGGGGCTCCCCCATTCacggcatcaccacccccttcgtCGAATCCTTCGACTCGGGCGGACAagcccccctctccacccccccagtcGACGGCGACGGCAACCCCCTCGCCCCCCCTCACGagctccccacctccccccacctgGCCAACtacctcctcaccaaagaAGAGATCGAGCAGGCCATTGAGCAGTCCAAGCGCCTGACCAAACCCCTCGACGAGGACACCCACACCGACCTCAAACAGCACGAGGAGAACGTCGCAaaggccatcatcgccctccaGCGCATCACAGACCTCAACAACGGCTCCGCAAAGGACAGGAAACACGCCAACAAGCGCCGCTGCATCGAGACCTTTGGCCGTCACGTCACCGACGTCACCCTCGACCACGccgccccccacccctccatcaacgCCCCGCAGGGACCCAAGCCCGTCCGCGCCGGCCCAGACACGGGAAGCAGCGAGGTCCAGATCGCCATTCTAACCTCCAAGATCAGAGCCGTGGCTCTCTCGCTCGAGGGGCACAAGGGCTACAAggacaagaacaacaagagGAGTCTGAGATTGCTCCTCCACAAGAGGCAACGGCTTCTCAAGTacatggagaagaaggagagggggagtgaGCGCTGGCAGTTTATGCTCAAGACGCTGGGCATCACCCCGGCGTGCTGGAAGAACCAGATCGAGGTTTAA
- the NOP58 gene encoding Nucleolar protein 58 (COG:A; COG:J; EggNog:ENOG503NUJ8), producing the protein MGLFILTETSAGYGLFKASDKKLLEDDNLTDRLSTTEKIVKEIKYKEFAKFDSAASALEEISGLVEGKVTPRLQNLLNEFKDEKKVTLAVAESKLGASIKKLPELNIKPISDSTTNELFRAIRQHLPELVPGMLPENFKEMSLGLAHSLSRHKLKFSPEKVDIMIVHAVSLLDDLDKELNTYAMRVKEWYGWHFPELAKILPDNLSYARIIVTLGVRTNAPETDLSEILPHEIEAAVKSAADISMGTEINEEDLNNIKLLAERVIALSEYRKQLSEYLENRMKAISPNMTELLGALVGARLIAHAGSLISLAKNPGSTIQILGAEKALFRALKTKHATPKYGLIYHASLVGQASGNNKGKIARQLAAKVALGVRTDALSEFDEDVDDETRAELGIKSRAKLENSLRLMEGKPISTKLGPNPNNITVPKWDIKEARKYNADADGVAAEAETAKPLIEEVEMEDAPADEEKASKKEKKEKKEKKEKKDKSEKKDKKEKKKSKESTEETESPAKTKSSKRKHDDDEEEAAPVKEKEHKKKKKKHSKE; encoded by the exons ATGGGTCTTTTCATTCTTACCGAAACCAGCGCCGG TTATGGCCTTTTCAAGGCTTCCGACAAGAAGCTCTTGGAGGACGACAACCTGACCGACCGTCTTTCCACCACTGAGAAAATCGTCAAGGA GATCAAGTACAAGGAGTTTGCCAAATTCGACAGCGCCGCCTCGGCTCTCGAGGAAATCTCGGGCCTCGTAGAAGGCAAGGTCACACCACGCCTCCAGAACCTCCTCAATGAGTTcaaggatgagaagaaggtcaCCCTTGCCGTTGCTGAGAGCAAGCTTGGCGCCTCCATCAAGAAGCTGCCTGAGCTCAACATCAAGCCCATCTCCGATAGCACCACGAATGAGCTCTTCCGCGCCATCAGACAACATCTTCCCGAGCTTGTCCCCGGCATGCTCCCTGAAAACTTCAAGGAGATGTCTCTGGGTCTGgcccactccctctcccgccacAAGCTCAAGTTCTCTCCCGAGAAGGTCGACATCATGATTGTCCACGCCGTTTCCCTCCTTGACGATTTGGACAAGGAGCTCAACACCTATGCCATGCGCGTCAAGGAATGGTACGGCTGGCACTTCCCCGAGTTGGCCAAGATTTTGCCCGACAACCTCTCTTATGCCAGGATTATCGTTACTCTGGGTGTCCGCACCAACGCTCCTGAGACCGACCTTTCCGAAATTCTCCCTCACGAAATCGAGGCTGCCGTCAAGTCTGCCGCTGATATTTCCATGGGTACCGAGATCAACGAGGAGGatctcaacaacatcaagctTCTCGCTGAACGTGTCATTGCTCTTTCCGAGTACCGCAAGCAGCTTTCCGAGTACCTCGAGAACCGCATGAAggccatctcccccaacatGACCGAGCTTCTCGGCGCCCTTGTTGGTGCTCGTCTTATTGCCCACGCTGGTTCCCTCATCAGCTTGGCCAAGAACCCCGGTTCTACCATCCAGATTCTCGGTGCCGAAAAGGCTCTTTTCCGTGCCCTCAAGACCAAGCACGCGACCCCCAAGTATGGTCTCATCTACCACGCCTCCCTCGTTGGCCAGGCTTCTGGTAACAACAAGGGTAAGATTGCCCGTCAGCTCGCCGCCAAGGTCGCCCTTGGTGTGCGCACTGATGCTCTTTCCGAGTTCGACGAGGATGTCGATGATGAGACTCGCGCCGAGCTCGGCATCAAGTCTCGCGCCAAGCTCGAGAACAGCCTGCGCTTGATGGAGGGCAagcccatctccaccaagctcggccccaaccccaacaacatcacTGTCCCCAAGTGGGACATCAAGGAGGCCCGCAAATACAACGCCGATGCCGACGGTGTCGCCGCTGAGGCCGAGACTGCCAAGCCCCTCAttgaggaggtcgagatGGAGGACGCGCCTGCcgatgaggagaaggccagcaagaaggagaagaaggaaaagaaggaaaagaaggagaagaaggacaagagcgagaagaaggacaagaaggagaagaagaagtccaAGGAGTCAACAGAAGAGACCGAAAGCccagccaagaccaagagCTCCAAGCGCAAGcacgatgatgatgaggaggaggcggcgccagtaaaggagaaggagcataagaagaagaagaagaagcacagCAAGGAGTAA
- the HUB1 gene encoding ubiquitin-like modifier hub1 (COG:O; EggNog:ENOG503P7AI) has translation MADADPPPRRRSRSRSRSPPRRPKASGGFKWKEKRPTTSEDSRDGGGRDSSDKNLQRGYRDRSPRRDRDRDDRRDRDRDSNNDRSRQNRSPTRRDRDSAAAPRERDATRDRRRSPRRERSPRRDRPRDKPREEKKEKPRQPTAPQEEMIVVTVNDRLGTKAQIPAFPSDTVGQFKIMVAMKVGREPHEILLKRQGERPFKDHITLGDYGVSNGVQVDLEVDTGD, from the coding sequence ATGGCGGATGCAGACCCACCACCTCGTCGCCGGTCACGATCACGAAGTCGATCCCCGCCTAGACGACCAAAAGCCAGCGGCGGGTTCAAATGGAAAGAGAAACGTCCTACTACTAGCGAAGACAGTCGCGACGGCGGCGGTCGAGACAGCAGCGACAAGAACCTCCAGCGCGGCTACCGCGACCGCTCGCCCCGGCGTGATCGCGATCGGGATGATAGACGGGATAGAGACCGCGACAGCAACAATGATCGCTCGAGGCAAAATCGCTCCCCGACCAGACGAGACCGAgactctgctgctgccccccgGGAACGGGATGCCACTCGTGACAGGCGCCGCTCCCCAAGACGAGAGCGCTCGCCACGACGGGACAGACCAAGGGATAAGCcaagagaggaaaagaaggagaagcccaGGCAACCCACCGCGCCACAAGAAGAAATGATTGTCGTTACGGTGAATGATAGACTGGGCACCAAAGCCCAGATCCCCGCTTTTCCCTCCGACACGGTCGGCCAGTTCAAGATTATGGTCGCCATGAAGGTTGGCCGGGAGCCGCACGAGATTTTGCTCAAGAGGCAGGGGGAGAGGCCGTTTAAGGATCATATCACGCTGGGGGATTACGGGGTTAGTAATGGGGTGCAGGTTGATTTGGAGGTTGATACTGGGGATTAA
- the VMA6 gene encoding H(+)-transporting V0 sector ATPase subunit d (COG:C; EggNog:ENOG503NWBT; BUSCO:EOG092638RC), producing the protein MEGLFFNVNNGYLEGIIRGYRNGLLTSTNYTNMTQCETIDDLKLQLGPAYGDFLSTLPPNPSTSSLATKTTEKLVSEFRYVRANAVGSLAKFMDYITYGYMIDNVALLITGTLHERDTRELLDRCHPLGWFETMPVLCVATNIEELYNSVLIETPLAPYFKGSLSHQDLDELNIEIVRNTLYKNYLEDFYNFVNTHPDMAGTPTSEVMTEILEFEADRRAINITLNSFGTELSKQDRNKLYPTFGRLYPEGTLMLSRADDFEGVRLAVEGVHDYKSFFEAAGLGGGPGGPGNMGGGSGSDGKSLEDMFYQKEMEICKGAFTRQFGASIIYAFVKLKEQEVRNIQWISECIAQNQKERIGNYISVF; encoded by the exons ATGGAGGGCCTCTTCTTCAACGTCAACAATGG CTACCTGGAGGGCATCATCCGCGGCTACCGCAACGGCCTCCTCACCAGCACAAACTACACCAACATGACCCAATGCGAAACCATCGACGACCTCAAACTCCAGCTCGGCCCCGCATACGGCGACTTTCTGTCCACCCtgccccccaacccatccacctccagtCTCGCCACAAAGACAACCGAGAAGCTCGTCTCCGAGTTCCGCTACGTTCGTGCCAACGCAGTGGGCTCCCTCGCCAAGTTCATGGATTACATCACCTACGGGTACATGATTGACAATgtcgccctcctcatcaccggcaCCCTCCACGAGCGCGACACCCGCGAGCTCCTCGATCGGTGCCACCCCCTGGGTTGGTTCGAGACCATGCCTGTTCTTTGTGTGGCCACCAACATCGAGGAGCTCTACAACAGCGTTCTCATCGAAACCCCCTTGGCCCCTTACTTCAAAGGCAGCCTCTCCCACCAAGACCTGGACGAGCTCAACATTGAAATCGTGAGAAACACACTCTACAAGAACTACCTGGAGGATTTCTACAACTTTGtcaacacccaccccgaCATGGCGGGCACCCCGACAAGCGAGGTCATGACGGAAATTCTCGAGTTTGAGGCGGACAGGCGGGCGATCAACATCACGTTGAACTCGTTTGGGACGGAGCTGTCGAAGCAGGACCGTAACAAGTTGTATCCCACTTTTGGTCGGCTTTATCCCGAGGGGAcgttgatgttgtcgaggGCGGATGATTTTGAAGGGGTGAGGcttgcggtggagggggtgcaCGATTACAAGTCGTTTTTTGAGGCTGCGGGACTAGGAGGTGGTCCGGGGGGACCGGGGAATATGGGAGGGGGTTCGGGGTCGGATGGGAAGAGCTTGGAGGATATGTTCTAtcagaaggagatggagatatGCAAGGGGGCGTTTACGAGGCAGTTTGGGGCGAGTATTATTTATGCTTTTGTTAAGCTGAAGGAGCAG GAGGTCCGCAATATTCAGTGGATATCTGAGTGCATAGCTCAGAACCAAAAGGAGCGCATTGGTAATTACATCAGTGTGTTCTGA